From one Henningerozyma blattae CBS 6284 chromosome 1, complete genome genomic stretch:
- the PEX14 gene encoding Pex14p (similar to Saccharomyces cerevisiae PEX14 (YGL153W); ancestral locus Anc_2.315), with the protein MPDNSSLSHDELLSSAEKFLREPSVKNAPLNKKIEFLQKRGLTEEEIEVAISKANSESNNESANYLSLNTSDNNTKSQTSQQYEVLPPIIPKRDWRDYFVVATATAGVAYGIYELTRHYIIPSILPERQSKLENDKKEIEQEFSKIDKSLEKMEQEQKLFQEQENEKLKDLDETIDELKDTIMKTTRTREKIENEFKILKLEITNLQNTVDKFITGNDSIKEFEKVKQEISSLKTLMENLKGSNSNNNSISLVNGNNQNITSFINETTMKSNNINNNNNNNNTGSTGMRGIPGLKAVPSASEILSKLNINEESSKLPAWKKIKQENIGANNSIPDWQKSSLQDDFESDNQSGNNDSSRTNTMSSNELSNNSGNEQINNVGYNEIPSNIFTNANVSIPSWQMAIENAVDEEQNAAEQLASELDS; encoded by the coding sequence ATGCCAGATAATAGCTCATTAAGTCATGATGAGTTGCTAAGTTCTGCTGAAAAATTTCTACGAGAGCCTTCCGTTAAGAATGCTCCCCTAAATAAAAAGATCGAGTTCTTACAGAAAAGAGGCTTaacagaagaagaaattgaagttGCTATTAGTAAAGCTAATTCtgaatctaataatgaatcaGCTAATTACTTAAGTCTTAATACCTCTGACAATAATACCAAGAGTCAAACATCTCAACAATATGAAGTATTACCTCCAATAATTCCCAAGAGAGATTGGAGGGATTACTTTGTAGTTGCTACAGCAACTGCAGGAGTAGCCTATGGTATATATGAATTAACAAGACATTATATCATTCCAAGTATATTACCAGAGCGCCAAAGTAAATTGGAAAACGATAAAAAGGAAATCGAACAAGAGTTTTccaaaattgataaatcatTAGAGAAGATGGAACAGGAACAAAAGCTTTTCcaagaacaagaaaatgaaaaactgaaagatttagatgaaaccattgatgaattaaagGACACGATCATGAAAACCACTAGAACAAGAgagaaaattgaaaatgaatttaaaatattaaaattagaaattacTAATTTACAAAACACTGTggataaatttattactgGAAATGATAGTATAAAAGAGTTTGAAAAAGTTAAGCAAGAAATTTCATCTTTGAAAACCTTAATGGAAAATCTAAAGGggtcaaattcaaataacaaTTCAATTTCGTTGGTAAATGGTAATAATCAGAATATTACGTCTTTTATTAATGAGACTACAatgaaatcaaataatattaataataataataataataataataccgGTAGTACTGGGATGAGAGGTATACCGGGACTAAAGGCAGTTCCATCAGCTTctgaaattttatcaaagctaaatataaatgaagAATCAAGTAAATTACCCGcttggaaaaaaattaaacaagaaaatattggtgcaaataattctattcCTGATTGGCAAAAGTCGTCACTACAAGATGATTTTGAATCTGATAACCAAAGTGGTAATAATGATTCTTCGAGAACTAACACAATGTCATCCAATGAACTCTCAAATAATTCTGGAAATgaacaaataaacaatgTAGGTTACAATGAAATaccttcaaatatttttactaaTGCAAACGTAAGCATTCCTTCTTGGCAGATGGCTATTGAAAATGCCGTAGACGAAGAACAAAATGCAGCAGAACAACTTGCTTCAGAACTAGACAGttaa
- the TBLA0A10620 gene encoding uncharacterized protein produces MDFIILKMENLNDNNNKFYIPDIFYKNYDVPIHYKDYNIFLIDNRSLNILCDISKFGRQTRIKKKIFLIIENGVNKYSNFLFPIESYYNNHHRVKLVSDAITQNYGSIQHYTQQLLKELNIYSGVNCLEAIGITKLNQQNPIFGNTSIKYGNSLIGGMSLSSKIEIPGICFVFLFNNVNHIPYGIIENLYNTYYYLTDINGKCSAEALFYFLRKPCCNRFSIHGYEVYNGHLEFNDIFIINKDHPLLPRVINNLFIILQDEKQKISKQNEKDIVSNKSLLCNTSEQDSKKKGMYELKTKYLPMFKMISASIIAILVYKLILYLFPKLIEILDTALVFEISKS; encoded by the coding sequence ATggattttataattttaaaaatggaaaacttaaatgataataataataagtttTATATACctgatatattttataagaATTATGATGTGCCCATCCATTATAAagattataatatttttttaattgataatcgaagtttaaatatattatgtgatatttcaaaatttggaaGACAAACacgaattaaaaaaaaaatttttttaattattgaaaatggtgtaaataaatattcaaattttctatttccaattgaaagttattataataatcatcATCGTGTTAAACTGGTAAGTGATGCTATTACTCAAAATTATGGAAGCATACAGCATTACACTcaacaattattaaaagagtTAAACATATATTCAGGAGTCAATTGTTTAGAAGCTATTGGTATTACCAAATTAAACCAACAAAATCcaatatttggaaatacttcaataaaatatggAAACTCTTTAATTGGTGGAATGTCATTATCTagtaaaattgaaattccAGGAATTTGTTTTGTATTCCTTTTCAATAATGTGAACCATATTCCCTATggaataatagaaaatttatataatacatattattatcttacTGACATTAATGGTAAATGCTCTGCAGAAGcattattttactttttaaGAAAACCTTGTTGTAATAGATTTAGCATTCACGGTTATGAAGTTTATAATGGTCATTTAGAGTTTAacgatatttttattataaacaAAGATCATCCTTTACTTCCAAGAgtgattaataatttattcataATATTGCAAGATgaaaaacagaaaatttcaaaacaaaatgaaaaagacATCGtatcaaataaatcacTATTGTGTAACACCTCTGAACAAGacagtaaaaaaaaaggtatGTATGAATTAAAGACAAAATATTTGCCAATGTTTAAGATGATTTCTGCTAGTATTATTGCAATTTTGGTTTACAAACTTATACTGTATTTATTCCCAAAACTTATAGAAATTCTAGATACTGCTTTAGTCTTCGAGATATCCAAATCTTAG
- the MET5 gene encoding sulfite reductase (NADPH) subunit beta (similar to Saccharomyces cerevisiae ECM17 (YJR137C); ancestral locus Anc_4.370): protein MYKRSLTMTNLVDWLQDTVKSSAFFYTTDFKNSKSEFETVEGSVRLLNNNDPLTDILQSIESSQTTAVADNETECKLISIFTNDNVIKDSLSQLISFNNSKLNNLKIVFNIKLSLNDYSIISDSYQFVKTDNSKIVINDFVSAYTNKKDNSSANVVLHFYSHENVNTTSSDYTKNRETTGKTAIINLTPFGKQLIENTKSVVVYDLLSYSNDIFEEIINDLPIGVENILLLESISSKGSNSVRTNFSPFILNFLQNYNLIVERLASIKNIELSFINSRCSLTNSIIEKLLTNISSEKPIQNLYINGNSTSSSDFIPVDENVLDLELPYIKVLRQLFQTNLNIINEYNHEKIIANSPNFGYGKFLFNNEQKQQLIPFLKSSISKSPDLINKWLQFYTNKCSLKDVKDLKEINNISKDLFNQLKISDNQPSNNQFSIDSFLFNSNWLIGSDSWSFDLGQSGLHNILSSNENINILIIDSNPMNSESSKGKKDIGLYAMNYGHIYVSSVAIYGNYSQMLTAMGEASRFSGPSIVLAYLPYSNENDSSVEILKNTKVAIESGYWPLYRYNPLLTTFEDQFKLDSNVIKENLKKFLDRENLLTLLTTKNPNLKRNLIQSESDKITEIQQKNTKLAFENLLQGLQGPKISIYYASDGGNASSLANKFGQRAKQRGLQPIILSMDDIIIEDLLESNEESTVIFIASTAGQGEFPQDGKKFWDEIKSNLSLDFHNIKFSVFGLGDSQYWPRKEDEHYYNKPAKDLFNKLEKLSAQVLAPLGLGDDQDDDGFLTGYNDWEKKMWVALGVDNVLVGEEPKERTNEDMKHESNFLRGTIVDEFANQTTGRICESDVQIVKFHGFYMQDDRDLREVRKTQGMEPLYSFMIRARLPGGKLTGKQWISLNQLADKYGIGNLKITNRATIQIHGVLKSNLKHTIRKINSVLLDSLAACGDVNRNVSMSALPSNHKVHEQVATVAQQLSEHFLPHTTAYHEIWLKGEDPRDEDKNWPTLFENRKGGPRSKKTLVAGNALVDMEPIYSPVYLPRKFKINLAIPPYNDVDVWSIDLGLIAIVDANDNLIGFNVYVGGGMGTTHNNKKTYPRTGSSFGFVKVEDIASCSEAIMIVQRDNGDRTNRKHARLKYTIDDMGVEVYKSKVEEIWGKKFDTERPYKIESNRDFYGWVKDERGLNHCTLFIENGRVRDQVDSLQKTGLIKIAEFMESRSEGTEHFRLTGNQHAIICDIKDEDLVKVKQILKDHSLDINKLSGIRQSSQACVALPTCPLAMTDSERYLPTLLNKLEDILDEYGIKEDNIVIRMTGCPNGCSRPWLAEIGLIGKAPGTYNLMLGGGYYGQRLNKLYKASVKEEEILDLLRPLFKSWAFERNEGERFGDFVIRKGIVKPTLEGKYFHDDIADDAF from the coding sequence ATGTATAAAAGATCATTGACAATGACTAACCTAGTTGATTGGCTGCAAGATACCGTCAAATCTAGTGCATTTTTCTACACTACCGATTTCAAGAACTCTAAATCCGAGTTTGAAACAGTAGAGGGTTCTGTACgattattgaataataacgATCCCTTGACTGATATTTTACAATCTATCGAAAGCTCTCAAACGACTGCTGTTGCAGATAATGAAACTGAATGTAAACTTATTTCAATCTTCACTAATGATAATGTCATTAAGGACTCTTTGTCTCAATTGATTAGTTTTAATAACTCCAAGTTAAATAActtaaaaattgtatttaatatcaaattatcattaaatgattattCAATCATCTCTGATTCCTATCAATTTGTTAAAACTGATAATTCTAAGATAGTTATTAACGATTTTGTTTCTGCttatactaataaaaagGATAATTCTTCTGCAAATGTTGTGTTACATTTTTACTCTCATGAAAATGTAAACACAACTTCATCTGACTATACGAAGAATCGGGAAACCACTGGGAAGACTGctattataaatttaaccCCATTTGGTAAgcaattaattgaaaatactAAATCTGTCGTTGTTTATGATTTATTGTCCTACtctaatgatatttttgaggaaattattaatgatttacCCATCGGAGTCGAAAATATTCTGTTATTAGAATCTATTTCTTCAAAGGGTTCAAATTCCGTTAGGACTAACTTCTCTccatttatattaaatttcttacaaaattataatttaattgtagAAAGACTAGCTagcattaaaaatattgaattatcttttattaattctCGATGCTCACTAACCAATTCCattatagaaaaattattaactaaTATATCTTCCGAGAAGccaattcaaaatttatatatcaaCGGAAATTCAACATCATCATCAGATTTTATCCCTGTTGATGAAAATGTTTTGGATTTAGAATTGCCTTATATCAAAGTTTTAAGACAATTGTTTCAaactaatttaaatattattaatgaatataatcatgaaaaaattattgctAATTCTCCAAATTTTGGTTATGgtaaatttctttttaataatgaacaaAAACAACAGCTAATTCCTTTTTTGAAAAGTTCTATCTCAAAATCTCCAGATTTAATTAACAAATGGCTACAATTCTATACTAATAAGTGCAGCCTTAAAGAtgtaaaagatttaaaagaaattaataatatttcaaaggatttatttaatcaattgaaaattagTGACAATCAACCTTCCAATAAtcaattttcaatagattcatttttattcaattccaATTGGTTAATTGGTTCTGATTCTTGGTCGTTTGATTTAGGTCAATCTGGTTTGCATAACATTTTGTCTtccaatgaaaatattaatattttgatcaTTGACTCGAATCCAATGAATTCAGAATCATCAAAAGGGAAAAAGGATATTGGTCTTTACGCTATGAATTACGGTCACATATATGTTTCCTCCGTCGCTATCTATGGTAATTATTCACAAATGTTAACAGCTATGGGTGAAGCCTCTAGATTTTCTGGGCCTTCTATTGTCCTTGCTTATTTACCTTACTccaatgaaaatgattcCTCAGTTGAAATcttaaaaaatacaaaagtaGCCATTGAATCTGGTTATTGGCCACTATATCGTTACAATCCATTGCTAACTACTTTTGAAGatcaatttaaattagattCGAATGTTATAAAGGAAAACctaaagaaatttttagaCCGTGAAAATCTATTAACTTTATTAACTACtaaaaatccaaatttaaaGAGAAACTTAATTCAATCAGAATCTGATAAAATCACTGAaattcaacaaaaaaataccaAGTTagcttttgaaaatttattacaagGCCTACAAGGTCCAAAGATTTCTATATATTACGCCTCTGATGGTGGTAACGCTTCAAGCTTAGCTAATAAGTTCGGTCAAAGAGCTAAACAAAGAGGTTTACAACcaattatattatctaTGGATGATATCATCattgaagatttattagaaagtaatgaagaaagtactgttatttttattgcTTCTACTGCAGGGCAAGGTGAATTTCCTCAGGATGGTAAAAAGTTTTGggatgaaattaaaagcAATTTATCTTTAGATTTTCATAATATTAAGTTTAGTGTTTTTGGTTTAGGTGATTCTCAATATTGGCCAAGAAAAGAAGATGAGCATTATTATAACAAGCCGGCAAAGgatttattcaataaactagaaaaattatctgCTCAGGTCTTGGCTCCTCTAGGTTTAGGTGATGATCAGGATGATGATGGGTTTTTAACTGGTTATAATGATTGGGAAAAGAAAATGTGGGTTGCCCTAGGTGTAGATAATGTTTTGGTCGGTGAAGAACCAAAAGAAAGAACGAATGAAGATATGAAGCATGAATCTAATTTCTTACGCGGTACCATTGTTGATGAGTTTGCCAATCAAACTACTGGGAGAATTTGTGAATCAGATGTTCAAATTGTTAAGTTCCACGGTTTCTATATGCAAGATGATAGAGATTTAAGAGAAGTAAGAAAGACTCAAGGCATGGAACCACTTTATTCATTTATGATCAGAGCCAGATTGCCAGGTGGTAAATTAACTGGTAAACAGTGGATAAGCTTAAATCAATTAGCTGACAAATATGGTATTGgtaatttaaagattacCAATAGAGCTACTATTCAAATTCATGGTGTCTTAAAAAGTAACTTAAAGCATACCAtcagaaaaataaattctgTTTTGTTAGACTCTTTAGCCGCCTGTGGTGACGTCAATAGAAATGTGTCAATGAGTGCGTTACCATCAAACCACAAAGTTCATGAACAGGTGGCTACTGTTGCACAACAATTATCAGAGCACTTTTTGCCACATACTACTGCTTATCATGAAATTTGGTTAAAGGGCGAAGATCCAAGagatgaagataaaaaCTGGCCAactttatttgaaaatagaaaagGTGGTCCTCGTTCCAAAAAAACATTAGTTGCTGGTAATGCATTAGTAGATATGGAGCCAATATATTCACCAGTGTATTTACcaagaaaatttaagatTAATTTAGCTATTCCACCTTACAATGATGTTGATGTCTGGTCTATTGATCTTGGTTTAATTGCTATAGTGGATGcaaatgataatttgaTTGGTTTCAATGTTTATGTTGGTGGTGGTATGGGTACTACAcataataacaaaaaaactTATCCAAGAACTGGTTCCTCCTTTGGTTTTGTTAAAGTAGAAGATATTGCTTCGTGCTCTGAAGCTATTATGATCGTCCAAAGAGATAATGGTGATAGAACCAATAGAAAACATGCTAGATTAAAGTATACCATAGATGATATGGGTGTTGAAGTTTATAAATCTAAAGTGGAAGAAATATGGggtaaaaaatttgatacTGAAAGACCATATAAGATAGAGTCAAATAGAGATTTCTATGGTTGGGTTAAGGATGAAAGAGGATTGAATCATTGtacattatttattgaaaacGGTAGAGTTCGTGACCAAGTTGACAGTTTACAAAAGACTGGTCTAATTAAAATTGCGGAATTCATGGAATCCAGAAGTGAAGGTACAGAACATTTTAGACTAACCGGTAACCAGCATGCTATAATTTGTGATATTAAAGACGAAGATTTAGTTAAGGTTAAAcaaattttgaaagatCATAGTTTAGATATCAATAAGTTAAGTGGTATTAGACAATCATCCCAAGCTTGTGTTGCATTACCTACCTGCCCATTAGCAATGACAGATTCTGAAAGATATCTGCCAACTTTATTGAATAAACTAGAAGACATATTAGATGAATATGGTATCAAAGAAGATAATATTGTCATTAGAATGACTGGTTGTCCAAATGGGTGCTCCAGACCTTGGCTAGCGGAAATTGGTTTAATAGGTAAAGCACCCGGTACTTATAACTTAATGTTGGGTGGTGGCTATTACGGTCAACGACTAAATAAGTTATATAAGGCTTCTGTCAAAGAAGAGGAAATTTTAGATTTGTTACGACCATTATTCAAGAGTTGGGcatttgaaagaaatgaAGGTGAACGATTCGGTGACTTTGTAATTAGAAAAGGTATTGTCAAGCCAACTTTGGAAGGTAAATATTTCCATGATGATATTGCAGATGATGCTTTTTAA
- the TBLA0A10640 gene encoding chalcone isomerase domain-containing protein (similar to Saccharomyces cerevisiae YHR199C; ancestral locus Anc_4.369) produces MLTRQSLLRVVTKQQHYQQNALLLGISRAYSQKVSLFHSNKRWISMYNAKEAHGNVLPNPSLNTKKQGISLSVAAFLAAGCFVGWLVERRRNIKYTLDASGEGIEIDAGISPYPTSINAREGMLGTTYTLLGCGVRYISVATFRLYALGIYVASNETSKIVNSLRETMKKNPEVYPVDANLKEYEIVENYLKDPSKNVLLIDNLMNTQIKLLAKLTPLRNTDFTHFRKGIVKAVNKHPEASKHREEIDKGFEEVDQVFTRKGTLAKDDDLYLELKPNGSMEISTLRRKNDSYEKICTIQNPIIGKLMFSQYMCGPNAPSQMAKDAVAASIVDLFKDEKAN; encoded by the coding sequence ATGCTAACAAGACAAAGCTTATTAAGAGTTGTTACTAAACAACAGCATTATCAACAAAATGCTTTATTATTAGGCATTTCGAGAGCCTATAGCCAAAAGGTTTCtctttttcattcaaataaaagatgGATTTCAATGTACAATGCTAAGGAAGCACATGGTAATGTTTTACCAAATCCATCTTTGAATACAAAAAAGCAAGGAATTAGTTTAAGTGTGGCCGCTTTTCTTGCTGCTGGATGTTTTGTTGGGTGGTTAGTTGAGCGTAGACGCAACATCAAATATACGTTAGACGCCTCTGGAGAAGGTATTGAAATAGATGCAGGGATTTCGCCATATCCAACTTCTATTAACGCTCGTGAAGGGATGCTTGGTACTACATATACACTTTTAGGGTGTGGGGTTCGTTACATCTCTGTTGCGACTTTCCGTCTTTATGCATTAGGTATTTACGTAGCTTCAAATGAAACCTCGAAGATTGTCAATAGCTTAAGAGaaacaatgaaaaaaaaccCTGAAGTCTACCCAGTCGATGcgaatttaaaagaatatgaaattgttgaaaattatttgaaggaTCCTAGtaaaaatgttttattaattgacaatttaatgaataCTCAGATCAAACTATTGGCCAAGTTAACACCATTAAGAAACACTGATTTTACTCATTTTCGTAAGGGGATTGTGAAGGCAGTTAACAAGCACCCAGAAGCATCAAAGCACagagaagaaattgataaagGTTTTGAAGAGGTTGACCAAGTGTTCACAAGAAAAGGTACTTTGGcaaaagatgatgatttatACTTGGAACTAAAACCAAACGGTTCCATGGAAATTTCTACCTTGAGACGCAAGAACGACTcatatgaaaaaatttgcACCATTCAAAATCCTATTATTGGTAAGTTGATGTTTAGTCAATACATGTGTGGACCAAACGCGCCTTCACAAATGGCTAAAGATGCTGTTGCCGCCAGTATtgttgatttatttaagGATGAAAAGgcaaattaa
- the RPN10 gene encoding proteasome regulatory particle base subunit RPN10 (similar to Saccharomyces cerevisiae RPN10 (YHR200W); ancestral locus Anc_4.372), translated as MVLEATALIVDNSEYSRNGDFTRTRYEAQMDAVEYIFQAKRNSNPENTIGLISAAGNNPQVLSTFTSEYGKILQGLNDISIDGSISLNTAIQIAALTLKHRQNKLQHQRIIVFICSPIQEQEADNLTKLAKKLKKNNIAVDLINFGETEKNTEILENFIQIVNNPNEEASHLLSIPRELANSKLLYEHIASSPIILSEDAMSNAMSGGFGGNDDSGFMDFGVDPSMDPELAMALRLSMEEEQQRQERLRNQNNNNDGSSGN; from the coding sequence ATGGTTTTAGAAGCTACTGCCCTAATTGTTGATAACTCAGAATATTCACGTAACGGTGATTTCACACGTACTCGTTACGAAGCTCAAATGGATGCagttgaatatattttccaaGCTAAAAGAAATAGTAACCCTGAAAATACAATTGGTTTGATATCTGCAGCCGGTAATAATCCACAAGTTTTGTCAACTTTCACATCCGAGTATGGTAAGATTTTACAAGGATTGAATGATATAAGCATTGATGGTTCGATATCTTTAAACACTGCCATACAAATTGCTGCATTAACTTTAAAACATCgtcaaaataaattacaaCATCAGCGTAtcattgtttttatttgttcACCAATTCAAGAACAAGAAGCTGATAACTTAACCAAATTAgcaaagaaattaaaaaaaaataatattgccgttgatttaataaattttggtgaaactgaaaaaaatactgaaatacttgaaaatttcattcaaatagttaataatccaaatgaAGAGGCCTCACATCTACTCTCAATCCCACGCGAATTAGCTAATTCTAAACTACTATATGAGCATATTGCATCCTCACCAATCATATTGTCAGAAGATGCTATGTCTAATGCAATGAGTGGTGGCTTTGGCGGTAATGACGATTCTGGATTCATGGATTTTGGTGTCGATCCATCTATGGATCCAGAATTAGCCATGGCTTTACGTCTATCAATGGAAGAAGAACAACAAAGACAGGAAAGATTgagaaatcaaaataacaataacgATGGTAGTTCGGGCAATTGA
- the TBLA0A10660 gene encoding uncharacterized protein (similar to Saccharomyces cerevisiae YJR142W; ancestral locus Anc_4.378): MVKVEIQNDKEVIVRESNEAFSFLDVINSVDNLPQDYLNCKSFKSNVFTLQSHTEVPIGYIPKFVINEFESNVDSIIIDNLFEISKENKTVRFVSETFDKRNKDLDVLAKYLYNNSTNLKEIKGWRNEKYTVWISKGNPYILVERSMAGLLGIITYGIHINGYIKDPATGQLKFWIPRRSSKKQTWPSMLDNVVAGGLSHPFSISETVLKEATEEANLSPDFVKQNIKAVGVTSYFHYPGELEKDTFDDESSFIVGEVEYLYDIEFPISIIPKPNDGEVEAFNLFTLQQVVESLKKLEFKPNCGLIMVEFLIRHGYINPDNEPNFLTIQNKIHRTLPFPVRN; the protein is encoded by the coding sequence atgGTTAAGGTGGAAATACAAAATGATAAGGAAGTTATTGTTCGAGAATCAAACGAAGCCTTTTCCTTTTTAGATGTTATTAATAGCGTGGATAATCTGCCACAAGATTACTTGAATTgcaaatcatttaaatcgAATGTTTTTACTCTACAATCTCATACTGAAGTTCCCATCGGTtatattccaaaatttgttattaatgaatttgagAGCAACGTAGATAGCATTATCATAGATAATTTGTTTGagatttcaaaagaaaataaaaccGTCAGGTTCGTTTCAGAAACATTTGATAAAAGGAATAAAGATTTGGATGTTTTAGctaaatatctatataataattccacaaatttaaaagaaatcaaAGGCTGgagaaatgaaaaatatactgTCTGGATCTCTAAAGGAAATCCATATATATTAGTTGAAAGGTCAATGGCAGGCTTATTAGGCATTATTACTTACGGAATTCATATTAATGGCTATATAAAAGACCCTGCTACTGGCCAGTTAAAATTCTGGATCCCGAGAAGATCTTCTAAAAAGCAAACTTGGCCATCAATGTTAGATAATGTTGTTGCTGGTGGACTTTCACAtcctttttcaatttcagaAACAGTTCTAAAGGAGGCAACTGAAGAAGCAAATTTATCACCAGATTTCGTAAAACAAAACATTAAAGCTGTAGGAGTAACATCGTATTTTCACTATCCTGGAGAACTAGAGAAAGATACCTTCGACGACGAATCGAGTTTCATCGTGGGTGAAGTTGAGTACTTATATGACATTGAATTTCCAATTAGCATTATACCAAAACCAAATGACGGAGAGGTTGAAgcttttaatttatttactttgCAACAAGTCGTTGAGTCTTTAAAGAAGCTAGAGTTTAAGCCAAATTGTGGTTTGATTATGGTTGAGTTTTTAATTAGACATGGATATATTAACCCTGATAATGAGCCTAATTTCTTAactattcaaaataaaatacataGAACATTACCTTTTCCTGTTCGTAACTAA